Below is a genomic region from Brassica rapa cultivar Chiifu-401-42 chromosome A08, CAAS_Brap_v3.01, whole genome shotgun sequence.
GCTTCGATATAAGCAGAGTTATGAAATTAGTACAGTGACCGAACTTAGTTATAGACTTATAGTTTAGGTTTAATGAAAGATGATAAAGATAATCGGaattaaaagacaaaaaatgcGTTAGTTACAATAAGAAATTAAGAATGGAAAAACGAAACCAAATATATACCAACGTCTAAaacgattaaaaaaaaaacgtctAAAACGATTCCATACACAAATTTATGTTTTGTTCAAAAATTTGGCTACTATTTTTTGTATATTCCGACGGCAACACAAAATATTGATCAATATTGACTAAACTATTTCCATTTTAAAATTGGAAAGCTCTGATGCATAATAAGTCAAAGTGATTAAAGATGGATGGGTGGTTCTTCAGCAAAACGGCGCCGTATAGGTGTCTTATCCTACGTTACAGCTGGTCGTGGCAGAGATCATAGGGCCTACGTATGTTTGAGGTTTACTGTACGTAAGACTTTATAGAGATCTAGTTAGAGTTCTCACTGTACACCTAAAAATCAAACTCGTAACATGtatacacacacacatgcaCATTACGTACGTATATAACttagttttccaaaaattaTAATCTATGAAAAATGTTCTAAGTTCTAACCAACTGATTTCTTTCTAGTTACATATTATTGGAAAACAATTTATTCGTTTCGTGCATTGGGATCTAGTTCGTCCTTTTCCAAAAAAATCTCCTTAACTCAACAtgttatttgatcaaaaaaaaaaaaaaactcaacatGTTATTAAACTCTTAATATAATTTGTTGCTGAATATACAAACATGTCACATATATAGAGACAGCATTGTGTACACATATTATTGTCTCATGttttacaaaatcaaatataaatacgAGTAGCGACCCACTTGGTTTGAGGATTTTGGAAGATAACGATATAAAAAGATGCAGCTCAAATGATCCAGAGTTATATATGTCGGGTCATTTAGAGCCGTGACCaaaattttcgtcgtaatttctaCGGTCGCTGAAGAGAAATTTTGGACTTTTCTTTAACCTTTTGTCTGTTTATAGGTTTGTATTCGTATTTCTTTTTCCcaataatataatatgtaatgttcaaaaaataaataatatgatatgtattatgttttgataaaaaaatgataTGTATTATGTATGTTCACCATAAGTAAAACGATTCATTTCAATATTTAACTTTTTGTGTGTTTCGAAATGAgttataaaaaatgttaaagcCTAATGGAatacaatttataaaatgtttcgAGAGTGCGTTTGAATGtcctaacaaaaaaaagttataaactttaaaatgtattttgatatattttggaaaatttAATATGATACTCCCTACAAGTGTTCTGTGTGTTTTACTGATAGCTGTATTGGAACTGATATCTCATATGACTCATATCCATTAGTCAAGCCATAACCCATAACAATGTATTAGCTTTGAAATGTATATAGATGCtttacaaaaaaacatataatatgtgGAAGGTGGGGATTTGTAGGGCTAAAacccaaaataaattattttttgaaaagaagtgaataaattaaagaaatgtCTTTCTCGATAAGAACACAGATCCCAACGTCTTCAAACAGCAAATGTGTGTGCTTTGTTCTTCCCTCTTAGAATAATATAAGAGTACTCTCAAAAACCTCTCCTATAtccttagagcatgattatccctaTCACCTCTTATGGgtttcttaataatttttaattaataaaattaaccTAAGAATTTAAGTTAAGAAACTTCTATTTTGAATGGTCCAATGGGAGTTTCTTAGTTAAAGGttcttagaaaaaaattattaatttttttaaaagataaaatttatttattaaataaaacatattaaaagatAACATTAAAACATAGATTTGaaaaacaacataaaaataaagattagtACAATAATCGAAAATAAtctgaaaaaaacatttgtgaATAATATTTGTGATCAAAGAGAGATAATGAAACTTGTTTGGTGAGAAGAAAGAATGAAAGTTGTTTGGTGAGAAGGAGATAATGAGACTGTGTGAATAAAATGCTTGGTGAATCACAACTTTATATAGAGAAGGAGAGAAGAACCAAAACCAACATGTATCTAACATACAGACAATACTCGTGAATTGCATATACAACAAATATATACAACAAATCTCGTGACTTCTTTTGATTTGAATGAACGCCTTGTGACTTCTGTTGAACATCTTATATGATATCAACCTGTTATAGAAGGAAGATTGGCACTCTACGGTTAAAAATATAACACACACACACCTCAAACTGACACCGATTAACTTCTATTATGTTTCACTTTCGTCATAGGACTTTGAGTGTTACTCAAAACAGTTCAATACTCAGACCTACATGTAACACAATAACAATGCCTAAATCGTACTCTTGTATCTTCTAGCAATGCCTCTcttcacaaacaaacaaaaaaaacaagatgtTACCTTCATATCCAACATGATAGCAACGGCTTTGTCGACAAAGAAAGAGATACATAGATGGGACTCCATTGGTTCTGTAAGTTCTGTTCAACTCCATCCCTAGGCGTATCATCTGGGCTGTAGTTTCCATTAAAAACAGAGAATGACAAATGATTAGAATCTAGACAAGACACATAGGTTTTACCATAAAAGAAagcaagtgtttttttttttgttacccgAAGATGACAGCGTTCCAGAGCAAGATGTTGTTGTTAGAGGAGCACCACTGATACCAGCAGGAGGATCTTGCAGCAACCTCCTGGAATCCCTCACAAGTCTCTTCCTTGCTGGTGTTGACATCTCAATCTCTTCTAAACCAtaaaaacaacaacaagatTAGAACTTGTAATCAAACATATCCATGATGTCTCAATTGCAAACATTTCTTACAGCAAGCAGAACTCTCTCAAATAAACCATAGATTCATATCTTACAAAGAGATAGATGAAACCCGGAACAGGAATTACAAACCCTAATTAAGAAGATAACCAATTAAGACAAACCACAACCCTAAATCATCGATATCACAATCAGTCGACCAGGATCAAGACAAGATTAAAAGTGGACGAACCTGTGATTCTCAATGGAGAAAAAGAGACGCCGTGAAGAGATCAGAGAAGCCGGAGGAGACCAGAGAAGCCGGAGGAGATGCCGTGAGGACGGTTTCAACTTTCAATCGCCAAAAGAGAAGTCGAGAAAGAAAGAacagagagaaaagaaaagagagaaaagagaaaaaaaatagaaaattttctGTGCTTACACGTGTTCGAAAAACCCCTTTAAAAGCGGTTACCAAAATCCCTTACTAAGGATCGGTAATTGCCTActgttttaattttcatttaattaaatcagTTTTTATCTTTAAGAACCTCTTAAGGTTCTGCGTTAAAGATGGTCTTAAGTCCCTTCCTTTTCTCTTCTTATCCGCAACAAAGAAAAAGATCGTGTGTTCGTTGTTTAGCTAATGATTGCGATTTAGCTTACCATTTCGagagattaaaaaaagaaaaaaaagagatacaTTATAGAAAGAAGAGAAGCAGAAGAAAGGAAAATGAAGTCTTTTTGTGATAATGATGATAATGATCATAGCAACACGACTAACTTGTTAGGGTTCTCGTTGTCTTCAAATATGTTGAAAATTGGAGGAAGTGAAGGAGAAGCTCTATACTCATCTTCGTCTTCATCAGTTGCAACTTGTTCTGTTCCACCACAACTTGTTGTTGGTGACAACAGTAGCAGCTATGGAGTTTGCTATGGATCTAACTCGGCAGCTGGGGATATTTATTCTCAAATGTCCGTGATGCCACTCAGATCTGATGGTTCTCTTTGCTTAATGGAAGCTCTCAACAGATCTTCTTACTCAAATCATCATCACCATACACAAGGTTAATTAATTTAACGTAGGCATGATAACATGTTTGGTTTTCaagaatttatgttttattttctatattataaaattttattttctggttTTTTGGTTGTTTTAGTTTCATCTCCGAAGATAGAGGATTTCTTTGGGACCCATCACAGCAACACAAATCACAAAGAAACCATGGATCTTAGCTTAGATAGTTTATTCTACAATACCACTCATGAGGCAGACAACAACACAAACTTTCAAGAGTTCTTTAGTTTCCCTCAAACCAGAAACCACCATGAGGAAGAATCAAGAAATTACGAGAGTGTCCCTGGTCTGACACATGGAAGAGGCCCTTTTAATGTAGGGGTATATGGGGAATTTCAACAGTCACTGAGCTTATCGATGAGCCCTGGGTCACAATCTAGCTGCATCACTGGCCCTCACCACCACCAGAACCAAAACCACCAAGGCCACAACCAAACTCAAAACCACCATCAGATCTCTGAAGCTTTGGTTGAGACAAATGTTGGGTTTGAGACAACAACAATGGCTGCTgccaggaagaagaagagaggacaAGAGGAAGTTGTGGTTGTTGGACAGAAGCAGCAGACTGTTCATAGAAAATCCATTGATACTTTTGGACAACGAACTTCTCAATACCGAGGCGTTACAaggttttattttcttataattctttaaatattatttgacTTTCGTCATAAAGTTTCTGTACTTATTCTATCGTTTAAATAATGTGAAATAAACATCGATGGACTGGTAGATATGAAGCTCATCTATGGGACAATAGTTTCAAGAAGGAAGGTCATAGCAGAAAAGGAAGACAAGGTCtaatgcttttatttttatgttttataatttacttttctttaggataaatgttttttatttgacATTTACTGACATTGTGGGTTTATTTTTTCTCTATGTGTGATTATGATTTGATGATCTTCTTCTCAGTTTATCTGGGTAAGTACACACTTCAATCTTCATGGATTCATGATTTCCCCCAATATTTTTCTAGGGAAAATAATGATGGGTTTTGACtgctttttgtttaattaaatcTTTTTAGGAGGTTATGATATGGAGGAGAAAGCTGCCCGAGCATATGATCTTGCTGCACTCAAGTACTGGGGTCCCTCTACTCACACTAATTTCTCTGTAAACCATTTACTTTTAATCTATTTTTACTTCCAACTTTATATCTCTTTGAtctttgatgttttatattacGCTAATGGAGTTTTCTTTATTGGTTTAAAGGTGGAGATATATCAGAAAGAGATTGAGGACATGAAGAACATGACTCGTCAAGAACATGTTGCTCATTTAAGAAGGAGAAGCAGTGGTTTCTCTAGGGGTGCTTCCATCTATAGAGGAGTTACAAGGTCCTTTTACTTGCATGTATATAGCTTTGTAGTATATAGTTTTCATTTCATAAAAAATGTGAATACTGACTTTGTGGTTCTCTTGTAATAGACATCACCAACATGGAAGGTGGCAAGCTCGGATCGGTAGAGTCGCTGGAAACAAAGATCTCTACCTCGGAACTTTTGGTAATTTTCAGTGATAATTATCATCTATTAAAGCTCTTTTTAGATTGCTTGTATCTCACGGAATATATTTAACCCTATTAGGAACTCAAGAAGAAGCGGGGGAAGCGTATGATGTAGCAGCTATCAAGTTCCGTGGCACAAACGCTGTGACTAACTTTGACATTACAAGGTACGATGTGGATCGAATAATGTCTAGTAACACACTCTTGTCTGGAGAGTTGGCTCGAAGGAACAGCAACAGCATTGTGGTCCGCAACAATAACGACGAGGAAACCGCTTTAAACGCCGTCTTGGACGGTGGTTCGAATAAAAAAGTGAGTGGTCCGGAGAGGGTTTTGGGTTTTCCTGGGAATTTCTCGTTGCCTCAAGATGGTCCGAAGATGTTCGGAGCAAATGTGGTCGGAAACATGAGTTCTTGGACTACAAACCCTAATGCTGAGCTCAAGGCCGTTTCTATTACATTGCCTCAGATGCCGGTTTTCGCTGCTTGGGCTGATTCTTGATCCAGTCTAATGTCTAACTATGGTTTTCTTGGTTTAGCTGCTAAGTGTTTCAGTTTATCGAGGGTTTTAGCCGGTTTAAATTTGGATTCGGTTATAAATAGTTTATGCTTAGGAGCGGTATATGTTTCTTTTGATTAGTATTCATGTGAAACAGAATGAATCTAACATATGATTTTAACGCCTTTTACTACCCTCTAAGTTACTTATATATAAGAGCACTCGATCCCTATCAATAGTGGTCAtgtgattaaaaactaaatgGATTTGGTAAAATCATAGAAAATGAGTTGGGAAAATACAATCAACCCGAACTGGTTATTAATAGTACTGTATTATGAGCATGAATATTCAGAAGCGCTGCAAGATTAGTAACTGATAAGAATGTTAAttcatgtaaatatatggtaagaaaatattaaaagagaCGGAGACGAAATATGACTCATATCTAATAATTAGGTTTCTTCTCACTTTAATTTTTGTTGTTGATGTATTGTTCTTTTTTGTTCAGAGAAATAATAAGATAAAGTAAGTAATATACGTAATTTCTCTTCAATAATGCGATTTGCTTTATTGACCATGTCGTCCCACAGCAATCCAACATACATCACCACCTCATTTCAAAATTCCCTACTTTGTCTCTTTTAACCTAAAGTTTCACCAAAATATTAGGTTGTAACTGATAATTCATTTTAGGAATGTATGGAATAAACGgaataaaaaagaaacagaaaagtgatagtttgatttttttttaaattatatatatatattcatatttttcaattatatttaaattatcattTTCCATCAATTTTTCTATTATTCTTTTTGATCATAAATGTAATGCATaattatttttcagtttttttttaaatactcatTGATAGAAatacatacaaaaaaaattattacgtGAAAACTTACAAAAACcagttaatattaaataataaccCATATTTCAGATAAATGAATGAGTGGTGTAGTGTTAAACTTGAACTgcacatttttttttacacaaaaaaaaaccactcattcaaaaaaaaacactcattttaatatttttttatccttGAAAATACTAGTATTGATATTGTGgtaaattaaaaagaatcttGAATCGTTCTCTTAGTTTGAAAGAGAGTGTATCGAAgattatattttcaataataaaaGCCGAAGGTGTGAGCAGTGCCAATCTAAGACGGTTAGATGCCCCAAGCAAGTTTTaacaacatatatttatatttttcctaataacaatatataaatatatataacataaaatatcacattaatttttaactaattaaactggattaataattattaaaaataaatctataaagttaattgtatattatattaatattaataattaaagaaGCGTTAGTTGCACTAGTGTCATagaatattagattttattcaCTGGTTAATAATTCTCAATAAGtaatatttatctaaaaattctgcatatttataaatactaataaaaaaattcagaagTATGCCTTCTCAATTTAGATGTCCTAATCTGGTGGCTTGGGTGGCTATCCCTCTGGACCAGCCTTCAGTGTGAGGCAAATGTTCTTCTCTCAAACTATTCGTGCTACAAAGCTCCTCATACTCTTCCTTCATATGAATCAGAAGCATTGTTTGACAACTTTTCATGTATGTTTGATTTGATGTCTGACATTAACGGATATAAACACACATAAAACTTGTAATGGGCTATATAATGTATAGTTTCATGGGCCATTAGACAGTCTTATGAGTATAAATTGTCATGTAGTCTTCCGGCTTTACTACGAAATTCATTTTTCCTTTTACTTCTTTATTGTTTAACAAAACCTTATGCACAATCAAATGATGAATTGAGTGTTAATCACCTTCAATTAAGAAACAAGAGGGGATGGGCGTTGATGATATGAAAACAATTGAAAGGAGTGAAAGATGGATTGGAGCTATATACATTAAGGACTAGATCCCATTAATAGCCCAAATCAAAATGCCACGTCTTAAAACctaccattctttttttttatcaagttaAACCTATGTTGAGTCTCTTTATACCCTTCATTTTCAACTTCCTAAGGGCGGAGTTAGAttgttttcttttaagtttGGGGTAACGTTtagtcgttttttttttaacgtttaGTCGTTTATTGTTAATAATTTTACtgtcaaaaataatattataaaaagatAGTAATAAGTGTTTGCCAAGAAAAAGTAATAagaaaaaatgaataatattattcaaatttatattaattttgacTCGAGGTTTATTTGGTTATTAGAATATCTCCCATGCTAAGcacatatcattttttttgcgtttaaattatatttaacaataattttaaatttttttaatcaaaattaaacTTACTTGAGGCACATTTCTAGAGATGGATAACACCTAAAAATATCATAACTGATACTTTcagttttatttgtattttatatataagtacatttttaaatagaatttttaaaatttaatatcataaaaatgaaattaaacatgaatgttaaatatttgatttttatataatGACTTACAAATAATTGTAAGATACTAGAATATgatcttttattaaaaaaacagatATGTGAAATAgtaaccaaaccaaaacaaatcTGTAAATACCTGATTTGCATTATCATAACTGTTAATACATTTTTTCTCGGTGGGGTGGTATCACATCATTTGCTAATCATGGGCTGCTATTTCTTTCaagttacaaaacaaaacacagtTTTGTCAAAGAGTTACATAAAAGAGATCGAATCAAAGAAGAATTAAACATaccatttgttttgtttttggattgTGTACAGTTCTGCTTTTATTCTAAGTTTGCTTCaaagaaaacttttttttaatcaaacacATTAATTTCATGTCATAAAGAGTTTACACTCCattagaggaagagaagtttAACAATGAGAGAGCTAATTTTACCACCGAATCAGCCATCACATTACTCAAACGAAGCACATACCAAAAAGAAACAACATCAAAAGAAGAGCTAAACTGATAGATATTGAATAAAATACCGAACAAAACTGGAACCAAACTTTCTCTCTTCAACAACTTCACCAGGGACTGAGAATCAGACATGATCATCAAGGATTTAACATTCGAAGAGGCATCATACATAACCACCGAACGGATGGCGAGGGCTTCAGCCATTAACGTTGATGAGAAAAAGCTGCAAGACTCGCAGATGGGATCCAGTTTAGAGCGCGGACTCCAGCCTGAGAAAATGCCACCGATACCATAATTAATATCTAGTTCAGGCATCCCATGCTGCAACTACATTGCAGATCACAGTGCTAGGGCCGGCAGCAGGAGGAGTTCGCGACACACGAGGAAGACCAGTATTTGCCAGTACTTTGGCAGTGGGGAGATGGGTATGTGCCGATTGTCATTCTCTTGCATCAAAAATGAACATATGCAAGTATCCACTTTTTAGATAAGAGTTAAAATTGTTTATTATTACTTTCATTGGTGGCAAAGCTTTAATTTTTCAAACTTCTATTGAAAAATCAAGCTTTGAAGCAAAATATATTCAAGTGTCACTTTAACCTGAGATgaactattaaaatattattaattgaaaaataagagGAAGCTGCATCTAAATTAAGAGTAACCATAAATTTGtatgaattttttaatatagaaaaattGAATAGTAAAAGAATGAATCGATGGAAAGTAAGAAAAGGAGatgaaaagagaaagagagagaatttATGGAGTAAAATATTTTGATCCAAAAAAGATAAAACAGTTTATACAGCATATAAAACAGTTTTATATGTGATTTAAGAAACTTGAGAGTAATAATGCGAAAAAATTTAGAGAtcacattttattttatcaaaaacaaattttgtaagcacATGCTATGCCATGTGTAAAAAATTTGATTGCTCATGTGACTTTAGTATAAAGGATCCTAagtaaaactaatatatataacttataatgAATACTAGAACGATAACTTATATAATATGAAAAGAAtactaggtttttttttttaagcacGAAAAGAATACTAGGTTCAAAGATAATATTACATCGATTTTAATCTATCACTCCCATACATAAACAATCCCCCACGCACGCACCTTCGTAACGTCTCCCATTCCCTTActgtttgttgttttttttttgagaaaacatACTGTTTGTTTTTAGCTGTAAACAGTGACGGTCCAATatcctcaatttttttttgatgccCTAATATGCATAATGCATTTGTTAttcatgtaaaaaaaatttatgtcttATATACAACTAAATTTTTTGCTTAAAATATGATGTTCTAAACGGTCGGTTCCCTCGCCTATGCTTGAGACCGGCCCTGGCTGTAAAAGAGAATGCATTCCAGAGAGATGCTACTGAATAATGATGTGATAAGAGTTATTGATTCTATTAGAAATTTTGATAATTGATTATATATCTCAACAGGTCGAAAAATAAAATGGTTTAGACTTTATGGATAATATAAGGACTTAGTTTTACACGGAAAAAATATAAGGAGTTAGTTGACATAATATGTGTAGTTTTCGTTGACTTGGACAATGTAGGTACATATCCACCAATTATGCAACTTGTTAACGACACACAAGAGGGACTTCAAAGCCTAAacgctatatatatatatgcgctTCAAAGATATCACGTCTAGTTACTGGAATAACTCCGTGTGTTGCGTGTTTTAATTTCCTCCAGCTTGCACGGACATTAATTAACTCAACTGAAAATAAACTTCACATTTTATTGGGTTATAAGATCCAGTAAATTCAATCTCAAAGAAATCTCGAGACCTAAAATTTGTTACGAGGATCACTCAACTATAAAGAATGGATGTAAAAAAATACTAGTCAATGTGTGCAACATAATGAACTTGAACTTTATGGACCTAACTACTTGATTAACCACCGTATATAAGTTAAAATTATCTTTACGAAAAAAAGTTTGCAATCAAATATTGTTATGGTTATTTGAACACATTTATAGTTCTcatgtttaccaaaaataaaattatgcaatcaaatatatatatttttgtccgAGATTTTGTAGTCGAGTGGTAAAGGAAATGGTTTGGGACGCCAACACATTTCATGTTCGATTCGGCTTGCTGTGCGAAACTACTTCACATTATTTTAGACATCCACATGGATATAAGTCTTTGCTTTCGATCCATTTGAACATCGGAAGAGAGAATCTATCCGTAGGCTAGACCTTTCCTTAATGATTAATCTAGGTTTTTCATATGTCCGAAACACTTcagattaataaaaaaattatatatatataatttttgtttgctgacaaaaaaatgaaatcaattTTTGACTTCAGCTAAAATAAAGACCAATTGAATTGAAGATCGAGTTTATTCAACGGTAGTGATTAACATTGTCGGATTTTTAAgccctttatcaaaaaaaaaaaaaaacattgtcggATTTTTTGGTTGCTTATGAAACACTATGGCCATCCGAGTCAAAAGTAAGACATAAAAATTGGATAAATATGTTTTCCTTGTCAAAATGAAAAATATCGagctgtttttgtttttatttagaaaGGAAGAAGAGACAAAAGAAGTCATGTAAAATTGACGATGGAGGGGATGAAGAAGGGTCCTACGTTATGGAAGAGGTGAAGCAAATTGGTCCATAGAGTGTCTCTCGTAGAAAATTCTTGAGGATCGAGGCAACGTGAACGTCACGTTAATTGTCACTCAATCTGAATTGGACCCAAGTCGATTAGTAGAAAATGACAATGATTATTTATAGATTGGCAATACTATAAACCCCACTCCATAGAAATTCACATCGTGACTATTAATCTTGTATAGATATATATTGCATTCACGGATAATATGTGACATTTTCGTTGTGGGACATATATGCGTTTGGGCTTTCACGTgcttattaattattattccCTTATATCCCTAAACATGTAGTCTCTGTTCCctaaattaagatttttttagagtttatttttgttccaaataaataaattttctatatttttaaggtATTTTTGTATTCTTCTGAGAAACATTAATTgtgaatatttgaattgattaaattttattggtggatagttattgaaaaatgtataaaaaataaattttaaattaaattgtaaatatttattgtatTCTTAATAAACGTGAAAACtctaaaaaaatttactttcgAAAACAGATGAATTATTTCGTAAAATTTTGATTACTGATCGCACTAGAATATTTTCTGAAACATGTGCATTTCTTTTATAAAGGAACAGTTTACACAACAAATCACTAAAACTAAAGCAATAcacttttaccaaaaaactaaAGCAATAAACCGTAGTTTGAATATTATGCCATTCACATAAGTAAAACCGATCCCATTAATCTATAATTGATCGTTACCCAATGATTTGGTTAGATCGAGTGAACACAATTTAGTCTTCGAACGATAACGGGTCACACTGCCGTAAATAGTAACAAAAACTTttacatgtttatat
It encodes:
- the LOC103835046 gene encoding AP2-like ethylene-responsive transcription factor ANT isoform X1, with the translated sequence MKSFCDNDDNDHSNTTNLLGFSLSSNMLKIGGSEGEALYSSSSSSVATCSVPPQLVVGDNSSSYGVCYGSNSAAGDIYSQMSVMPLRSDGSLCLMEALNRSSYSNHHHHTQVSSPKIEDFFGTHHSNTNHKETMDLSLDSLFYNTTHEADNNTNFQEFFSFPQTRNHHEEESRNYESVPGLTHGRGPFNVGVYGEFQQSLSLSMSPGSQSSCITGPHHHQNQNHQGHNQTQNHHQISEALVETNVGFETTTMAAARKKKRGQEEVVVVGQKQQTVHRKSIDTFGQRTSQYRGVTRHRWTGRYEAHLWDNSFKKEGHSRKGRQVYLGGYDMEEKAARAYDLAALKYWGPSTHTNFSVEIYQKEIEDMKNMTRQEHVAHLRRRSSGFSRGASIYRGVTRHHQHGRWQARIGRVAGNKDLYLGTFGTQEEAGEAYDVAAIKFRGTNAVTNFDITRYDVDRIMSSNTLLSGELARRNSNSIVVRNNNDEETALNAVLDGGSNKKVSGPERVLGFPGNFSLPQDGPKMFGANVVGNMSSWTTNPNAELKAVSITLPQMPVFAAWADS
- the LOC103835046 gene encoding AP2-like ethylene-responsive transcription factor ANT isoform X2; the protein is MKSFCDNDDNDHSNTTNLLGFSLSSNMLKIGGSEGEALYSSSSSSVATCSVPPQLVVGDNSSSYGVCYGSNSAAGDIYSQMSVMPLRSDGSLCLMEALNRSSYSNHHHHTQVSSPKIEDFFGTHHSNTNHKETMDLSLDSLFYNTTHEADNNTNFQEFFSFPQTRNHHEEESRNYESVPGLTHGRGPFNVGVYGEFQQSLSLSMSPGSQSSCITGPHHHQNQNHQGHNQTQNHHQISEALVETNVGFETTTMAAARKKKRGQEEVVVVGQKQQTVHRKSIDTFGQRTSQYRGVTRYEAHLWDNSFKKEGHSRKGRQVYLGGYDMEEKAARAYDLAALKYWGPSTHTNFSVEIYQKEIEDMKNMTRQEHVAHLRRRSSGFSRGASIYRGVTRHHQHGRWQARIGRVAGNKDLYLGTFGTQEEAGEAYDVAAIKFRGTNAVTNFDITRYDVDRIMSSNTLLSGELARRNSNSIVVRNNNDEETALNAVLDGGSNKKVSGPERVLGFPGNFSLPQDGPKMFGANVVGNMSSWTTNPNAELKAVSITLPQMPVFAAWADS